GCAAGCGCTGGAATTGGTTACGCGACAGCTAAGGCTTTCGCAAATCGTAAGAAAAATATCATACTTGTTGCTCGCCGTGAACACAATCTGAACGAGCTGAAAAGAGAAATTTTGCAGGAAGTTCCTGAGCTGGATATTGTGATAAAAGCAGTCGATGTATCCGTCAGTCAAAACGTCCATCAACTCTATCGAGAGTTAAATTCGTACGAAATCGAAACATGGATTAATAATGCAGGTTTCGGTAACTATGAGAGTGTGTCCGGTCAAGACTTGGACAAGATTGAAACCATGCTGCGCCTAAACGTGGAAGCCCTAACTATCTTTTCGTCCTTGTATGTACGTGATTATAAAGATGTGGATGGTGCACAATTAATCAATATATCTTCAGCTGGCGGATACACAATCGTGCCAACGGCCGTTACCTACTGTGCTACTAAGTTTTATGTCAGTGCATTTACCGAGGGATTGGCCCATGAACTGAAAGCCGCCAATGCAAAATTACAAGCTAAAGTATTGGCACCAGCGGCTACCAAAACCGAATTTGGACAAGTGGCCAACAATACGAGCGAGTATGACTATGACAATGTGTTTAGTAAATACCATACAAGCGATGAAATGGCCAATTTCCTTTTGCAGCTTTATGATAGCAACATGACTGTTGGTAGAGTTGACAGAGAAGACTTTAAATTCAAACTTAGCGAACCACTTTTTGATTATGCAGGAAATTCCAAGAATAACCAAAAAGTCCAACTGAAAGATTAACACAGAACACCTGGCCGACGATAATATCCAGCAGCTCGCGTCGCAGGCGGAAAGCATTCTGTCTCGGGCTCATCGGGTATGCTTCTCCAAGAAAAGATCACGGCTTCTTTCCGGTCTAAATGCATATATTGCCGTCAAAAGGCTGAGCATCATGATGGCGGCCCCGACGAAATTACCGGCAGCCCAGGTCAATGCGAACAGAGCAAATACATGCAGGATAAGCGAGAGGAATAGGGTTTTAGGTACTCCCCATTTATCCGTAGCATACCCGCCTATATAAGATCCGAAAACGCCGGAGATGCCAAATACGGTCAGCATGAAACTGACGCTGCTGACGGATAGCCCTGTATTTTCTTGCAGAAACGGTGAAATGTACGTATAAACCGCCGAGTAACCGGTGATCCATAACAACGAAATGAGCAGTCCGATGACAGGCTTTCTTTTTTTCAAGATCGACAGCTGATTTGAGAGAGGAACCGGCTGTTCCCCTTTCGACGAAGGGATGAATTTATAAATAGCCAGTGCCGTAATCAAACTGAAGACTGCAATCATGGCAAACACATAACGCCATCCGAAATATTCGCCGATGAGCACGCCAAATGGAATTCCCAGCACCATAGCCCCGCTTCCACCCATTAATATGATTCCGATGGCGCTTCCGCGTTTCTCCGGTGGAACAAGGCTGGCTCCCACGTTCAGCGAAACAACGGTATACATGCCGGTGCTGATCGCGAGTACAATACGAGAGGCTATCAGCAACCCGAAGCTCGGGCTTAGAAATGCCACCGCAGAATAAGGGTGGGGAAGAACATGCGGGGAACGGTGAATTCGATCAAAAAATCAAAATTGGCATTTCCTAACCGTTGGGCTTGTCTTTTTTCAGCACGATTGCGGAAGAACTGAATTGCCGTTTCCCAAACCTAAAATATGACGTGCTGTCCGAGCGGGAGGAATTCATTATTGATGCAATCGCGCTTAATGAGGTGCACTTAGGGATTGTTCCTTATACCAGGGGCCGAACCGATCTGGTGTCTATCCCCATGTATAAAGAGGAGCTGGTGATGCTGCTTCCCAAAAAAGAGGATGTAATGTTTACGGATTCGTATACCGATTGGCCCAGACTGTTAGACATAACTTGCTTCTTGTTCTACATGTGCTCTCCGATCCGGAAGCTTACAGATCCTGTACTTATTCAGTTGCTGGGAGAAATGCGGATATGGTAACCTGCCCTCCATCTTGTCCCACGAATCCGTTCCTTTTCAAATTCGGCGATTGGGACAGACGGTTCCGGGAAGGATGATTCATGTGGTTTACTCTGCTTCCTCTCCGCTGGCGCAACAGCTCCACACGTTATCGGAGCAATTGGTCCAGCCTTTTTCTGGTAGTGCGGTTCCAGTGAATTAAGGAATTGCAGAAGCTCAGGGCTGGTAGTTATAATTTCAGATGCGAAAAAAGGACTCAATGAACGCGGTCATTTGGACAGTCCGAAATCATTACCGTGTTTCCTAACAGATCGATGACGGCGGTAAAACAACCATATTGCAAGGCTTACGGAAAGGAAGAGGATTTGCATTAGGGTGCGGGGAATCAATTGATCCTCCGGACTTGTCGCAAGGCCATTTATAGCAATGTAAAGATTGGCAGGGAACATGGTAATCAGTAGAAGTGAGAGCCCGCCGGCTGCCCATGTAACAGTGGGACGCCATAGTAAACCTATTGCCCCGGCCAATTCCAGTACACCGGTGATCGTTACAATCAGGTCGGGATATGGCAAGATAGGAGGAACCATTCTAATAATCTCTGTCCGCAAATAAACGAAATGAACGGAGCCGGTTAAAATGAACATCGCTGCAAGACCGCCTCGAAGCGCAACGGGCCATGGGCGAAAACGGCTTACCCCAGCAATTCCTGCAACGAGAATGACAAGCGTGACGACAACGAGCACAATTAGCGGTTCCATAAAATACCTCCATAAAATTAATTGTTTGTGTGTATAGATACTAAACACATTCACCAAAAAAAAGATGCTATCATTTGCCAAGTTGTTTCTCTAGCTTCATTAAAAAATCTTTTATAAATTGAACCTTATCGACGGGAGCATCTCCTAATACTTCCACAACCATTTTTTTGAATTGGTTCTGATAATCCAAATGGTGACCGTATGCAATTTCACCTTTCGGGGTTACTTGAAGAATTAACCTTGATTGGTTGCGGACATCCTTTTCTTTTGTGATTAACCCTTTCTGTTCAAGTTTTTTCAGTACTTGGGATATTGCGCCTTTCGTAACTCCACAACGTTCAGCCAACGCTGTAATATGGATGCCACTATGCTCTCTTATTTCATTTAGCGTATAGATCTCGGAATGAAATAAAGGCTCGCCTACACCATAATCTCTATTTTTCCTATCCAGTTTAGCGAAGGTTTTGAACACATCCAAGAGGGTGTTGCTAATTTTCTCTTTTGAAAGTTCATCATTATTCATCATAGAATAAAGTGTATAGTGCCTAAACACTATTGTCAAATGATTTTTGAGTCGGGTGCTTTGAAGCAAAGTGATCTGCATTGTAAAAGAATATTTTCTTTCACTTCACAATGCCATAATAAAGCAAGTAGAGGATGTCGGACAGGTTCTTATCGGGGATCTGTGAACTCTCCCCCACTTAGCTTACGCATGAGGTGGGGGCTTCTGTTGGCATCGATACAGGGTTGCACACGCTTGCGAGCTTCATGATTAAAGGCTCAACGCCTGTTGCACCCGAATGAGGGAAGCCAACGTCCAATACGTTCGTTTTGCCAATGAAGGGTCTTTGGCCTCCAAGGACAACCACATCTTTTCAGATGTGGCTTTGTGTATGCTACGTAACACGTACCGTGCGCCGATGTTATACGAGGCATTAAGGTCCGCGTGATACGCTTTGCCTGTTGCGAATACAGCAACATCACGTTTCGTGTTTCGTTGAACCCATCCACTGCCATCAAAAGCAAGCGCGCTTGTATTCGCAGGATTGACCATGGAAACCCGTATTCCCAAGAAATGCGCCATTTCGGTCACTTTTGTTTGGATGCGCCGTTTCGCCCAAAACTGGAGTTTGGCACGAAGTCGCTTGGCTCCCCACGTTCCTTTAGGCAGACGCATCTTGCCTAAATACTCCATGACAATGACATCTGCGCTGTGCTTTTGGGCAAAGGCGATGATTCGATGCGCGGTATCGTGGACGATATGCGTCTGTAAGCCGTTCATCCGCCGCCAGAAATTCGGTTTTGCCCCTATACCGGATTGTCGCTGGGCTTGTTTCAGTTTGCCTGTGATTTGGCGCAATCGATCTTTTTCTTTGGCTTGGTTGATAAATGTCCTCGCCAAGACAGTGCCGTTAGCGTCCATCACGGAACAGACTGCGGAATTCGTTAAGCCTAAATCAACGGCACATACCCGCTGCTTGGAAATTTCCGCCTGAGTCAACTTCACATCCCCTTCATAGGCGATATGAAGGGCATAGCGTTTTCCTTTTCGAACCAATGTGGGGCTGCATTCTTTCATGCTCCACACGTTACGTTTGAATAAGTCTTGCCCTTTAAAGGTAATGGGGAGCCATACCCAATCACCTTGATGAAGTATCTTAATGTTGGCTGTCGTATCGGAGGTTCGTTTGAACATATTGCCTTTGTACAAGCAAGGGAACGCCTGATGCTTAGCTTGGAGTGTCGGCGGTTTCTTCGAAAAGCGTTTCCCTTCTTGCCCAGCGTGTTGCCGCTCGGCTTGCCAAAGCTCAAAACGGGAATGATGACTTTTCACAATGCCAAACGCTTCCGCAATGGCACTTCTGCGGAAGTACGAAGGAAACTTATAAAAGCGTTGATCAAACTCGGCGTAGAGCGGATTCGGATTGTGCCTGGTACGGTGAGTCAGCCGTTCTACCGCCGTCACCACCGCTTGGGTGGATAACGATTCCAAGGCCATAAACTGCTCTTGAATGACCGTAATCAAAAACGACAGCGCCTCTTGATACACAAGGAGAGTCGCATCTAGCATGCGGTGGTGAGACGTAATCGGATGTTTGAGTGTTTTGACCACCTTCATGAGACACGCCTCCATCGCAAGTTTGATGGATCTAGCATAACACAAGAACATATGTTTGTTAAGCAGACGTGTCTAACCCCCACCTTCGCTGTTGGCTTAGAGGAGGGGGACTGCGACACTAAATCTGTTCAACTTGGAATTCATGAGGCTTATCTAAGAATAGTTCAAAGCCTGATAGGCTTATTTAGGTCTGTACGAAATTTCGGTTAGAGCTGAATTGGATCAGACTCAAGGGCTTAACGATAAAAGGTAACCGTGTCTTTTTTCTTAGCTTGATGGGCATGGGGCTAAATCATATTCCGCACAAAAAACAGGGGTGTCCCCGC
This region of Paenibacillus sp. URB8-2 genomic DNA includes:
- a CDS encoding SDR family NAD(P)-dependent oxidoreductase, which gives rise to MGTQGKYTVITGASAGIGYATAKAFANRKKNIILVARREHNLNELKREILQEVPELDIVIKAVDVSVSQNVHQLYRELNSYEIETWINNAGFGNYESVSGQDLDKIETMLRLNVEALTIFSSLYVRDYKDVDGAQLINISSAGGYTIVPTAVTYCATKFYVSAFTEGLAHELKAANAKLQAKVLAPAATKTEFGQVANNTSEYDYDNVFSKYHTSDEMANFLLQLYDSNMTVGRVDREDFKFKLSEPLFDYAGNSKNNQKVQLKD
- a CDS encoding MFS transporter, translated to MAFLSPSFGLLIASRIVLAISTGMYTVVSLNVGASLVPPEKRGSAIGIILMGGSGAMVLGIPFGVLIGEYFGWRYVFAMIAVFSLITALAIYKFIPSSKGEQPVPLSNQLSILKKRKPVIGLLISLLWITGYSAVYTYISPFLQENTGLSVSSVSFMLTVFGISGVFGSYIGGYATDKWGVPKTLFLSLILHVFALFALTWAAGNFVGAAIMMLSLLTAIYAFRPERSRDLFLEKHTR
- a CDS encoding DoxX family protein, which translates into the protein MEPLIVLVVVTLVILVAGIAGVSRFRPWPVALRGGLAAMFILTGSVHFVYLRTEIIRMVPPILPYPDLIVTITGVLELAGAIGLLWRPTVTWAAGGLSLLLITMFPANLYIAINGLATSPEDQLIPRTLMQILFLSVSLAIWLFYRRHRSVRKHGNDFGLSK
- a CDS encoding MarR family winged helix-turn-helix transcriptional regulator, encoding MQITLLQSTRLKNHLTIVFRHYTLYSMMNNDELSKEKISNTLLDVFKTFAKLDRKNRDYGVGEPLFHSEIYTLNEIREHSGIHITALAERCGVTKGAISQVLKKLEQKGLITKEKDVRNQSRLILQVTPKGEIAYGHHLDYQNQFKKMVVEVLGDAPVDKVQFIKDFLMKLEKQLGK
- a CDS encoding RNA-guided endonuclease TnpB family protein, with protein sequence MKVVKTLKHPITSHHRMLDATLLVYQEALSFLITVIQEQFMALESLSTQAVVTAVERLTHRTRHNPNPLYAEFDQRFYKFPSYFRRSAIAEAFGIVKSHHSRFELWQAERQHAGQEGKRFSKKPPTLQAKHQAFPCLYKGNMFKRTSDTTANIKILHQGDWVWLPITFKGQDLFKRNVWSMKECSPTLVRKGKRYALHIAYEGDVKLTQAEISKQRVCAVDLGLTNSAVCSVMDANGTVLARTFINQAKEKDRLRQITGKLKQAQRQSGIGAKPNFWRRMNGLQTHIVHDTAHRIIAFAQKHSADVIVMEYLGKMRLPKGTWGAKRLRAKLQFWAKRRIQTKVTEMAHFLGIRVSMVNPANTSALAFDGSGWVQRNTKRDVAVFATGKAYHADLNASYNIGARYVLRSIHKATSEKMWLSLEAKDPSLAKRTYWTLASLIRVQQALSL